DNA from Pelobacter propionicus DSM 2379:
AAATACTTAGGAAAGGAGGTGAGACTATTATGAATGAAGGACAGATGATCATGCGGTTGCCGCTTGGCGCGTCGCCTGCTTCTCCCATGGCAGCCTTCTCAAAAGGCGTGCCGGCACCTGTAGGAGGAGCAAATGAATCCGATTTTTCAGGTGTTTTGCGGGGCTCGTTACCTGACACCAGCAACGAATTACCCCAGAGTCATGCTGGCTTAACAGCTGTATCACCAGAACCACCGGAAACAGCAGGTATAGATCTTTTCATGCTTCAGGTCGATTCCTTGTCTGCCGCAATGGCAACGCTGTCGGCCAAGGAAACAGAAGGAGGTCCGGCGACCTCTTCAGCCCTGCGGGACGACGCGGAACCTCTCAAGCCCACGGAACAACAGCAGGAACTCAACCCACAGAATGTGGCACTTTCCGCGGCTGCGCTCCAGATGGTTGCAGTACAGCAGAGCAACGGCAGAATGCCGGAATCAGCGACGACCAGTACGTCTGCGGAAAACGTAGCAGTACAGACCACCAGAACCGCGGAAACATATCAAGCATTACAGAGCCTGTCGTTAACGGACGGGGGAACTTCTGCAGCGCCAACCAATGACCTACAACAGAATAACGTGGCGCCGGCACTGCAACCAGCGCCTCAACAGCCAATGACGCATCCATCAACAAGCACGCCAGTCCCCCTAAGAACCACAGATCAGCCGGCGCTTCACAACAGCTCGTACGAAGGCCTGATTTCTCTGGCAGATGAAGCCGTAGTGCCAGAGACCGAGTCGAACATGGCAGTGACATCGGTGCAGACGCCCTCAGCTGTCGTTTCGCGACAATCTGAAGCGACATACAGCAGAGGCTTGGTACAACCGGTTCTGGATGCCTATCTCCAGCCATCGCCCACCTCATCCAGAAACAGTGGCGTGAATTCCATCGCGGAAACCCAAACCATGGAGGAAACAGGTACAGAGACTGTACAGACAGTCCTGATGCGACGAACGCCGGCAGCAGTTCTGCACCCTGTAGTTCCGCAAGCACAAGAAGACGTGGCATCATCACAAACGGACTTAGCCGAGGCAGTTGATGGTACGGCTTCCCGTAACGAAACTGTAGCGCGAGCGGCACTGACGAAAACAACGTCGTCAGAATCCGGAGCATCAACCGGTGAAGAGGGCAGTAGTACGTTTCGCCAACAGCTAGAGATGCATCCGCATGTGACGCAGATAAAAACCGAGCAGACGCACGCAACAGCCGACTCAAGCGACACTTCAGGCAATGCAACGATCCATACGGATGTGATGGATCAGGTTACGGGCCAGATCAGGGAACACCTGGCAGGTCGCGACATCAAGGGGGGAGCAGAGCAGATCGTTATTCGCCTCTCTCCAGACAACCTAGGTGAACTGAAATTGAACCTGCGGATGGAAAACCAGTGCCTGAAGATAGAGATCGTAGCGGAAAACAGCATGGTACGCGACACCCTGATAAAGCACTCCGACACGCTTAAGGAGTCGCTTGCCAACCAGAACATCACAATGGAAACATTCGATGTTTCGACGGGAAGCAACAGGAATGGGGCGCCATCCTATGGCCAGGGCCAGACAGACTGGCAGGGACTGGCACGGCAGCGCCAACAACAGGCCGCCTTGCACTCTTCGGGAGGCTATCACCAGAGCGACACACCAGTTTTCCCGAACAAAGCGGTGTATCTGGCATCAGAGGAACATTCGATGCTTGATGTTCATTTCTAGAAAGGACGGTGAATTCGTATGATCACAAGTATAACATCGGCAACCGACTCCACCACGACTTCCGCCGCGATCAAGTCGTCCCTGGGCATGGATTCCAGCGATTTTTTACAACTGTTCATCGCACAGATGCAATACCAGGACCCTCTGGCGCCTACGGATGCCACGGCCATGATGAACCAGCTCTCACAACTATCGCTGGTTGAACAATCGTATAACCAGACGACTGCACTAAGCAACCTCTTGGCGGCACAGAACAACTCCTTAAGCATGGGATCAGTTTCATTCATCGGTAAAACAGTCAAGGCCAACGGAGATGACATCGTCTTTGACGGCACTTCATCCCCATCCCTGCAGTATAACCTGTCATCAGCTTCAGCCGCGACAACACTCACCATCTCCGATTCTTCGGGCGAGAGTGTCAGAACTGTGTCCCTCGGTGCGCAATCAACGGGAGATAACAGCTATACTTGGGACGGTTGCGATAACAGCGGAAACAAACTTTCCGCCGGCGCGTACACCTTTTCCGTTTCGGCAAAAACCGGCAGTGGAGCTTCTGTGACGGCAAAAACCTACACGACGGGAGTTATTGACGGTGTCAACCTTACAAGCACGACCCCGTACCTCTCCATAGGGACGGTCTCTGTTCCGTTGACGGACGTGCTCAACGTCAGTGGGGCATAGACTATGGTTGACTCTATTTTTTTCCCGAATCCGGTTCAACCGGGCAAGACCGACCGCACACAACTATCCAAGAGCAACGGATCGGATAGGGTCACCGGTCAGTCATTCGCATCGATCCTTGATTCCAAGGATCCCCAAGGGGTTAAGTTTTCGCAGCACGCCCAGGACCGTCTCAGGGCGCGCAACATTACCCTGTCGGCCAATGATCTCGCCAATCTGGAAGGCGCCGTTAACAGCGTAGCCCAGAAGGGTGGCAAAGAATCACTGGTCATGATGGGGGATGCTGCATTGGTGGTGAGCGTCAAGAACCGTACCGTGGTGACAGCCATGGACCGGACACAGATGAAGGGTAACGTGTTTACCAACATCGACTCAGCAGTTATCATCTAACATCAGGACAAAACAGGGCTGGACCTCCCTGAGGAAGCCCGCGAAGCGCCGATCGATTGACGCGCTTCACTAACAACTCAAAGAAGTATCAGGAGGCAAGACCATGAGTCTCACATCAGCAATGCTGACCGGTGTAACCGGTCTTCTGGCCAACGCGGAAGACATCAACGTTATCGGCAATAACCTTGCCAACGTCAACACCGTTGGTTTCAAGGGCAGCCGTACGCTGTTTTCCGATCTGCTGTCCACTAACATTGGTAACGACTCCCAGATCGGTCGCGGCACGCAGATTCAAAAGGTTGACAATATCATCAGCCAGAGTTCATTTGATACGACGGAAATCACCTCTGACCTGGCAATCCAGGGATCGTCTTTTTTCCTGCTTGAATCTACTACCGGTTCACGATACGTAACCAGGGCCGGAGCGTTTCGAATGAATGAAGATGGGTATCTCGTAAATCCCGACGGTTATTTCGTCCTTGACGAAGCTG
Protein-coding regions in this window:
- a CDS encoding flagellar hook-length control protein FliK; translated protein: MNEGQMIMRLPLGASPASPMAAFSKGVPAPVGGANESDFSGVLRGSLPDTSNELPQSHAGLTAVSPEPPETAGIDLFMLQVDSLSAAMATLSAKETEGGPATSSALRDDAEPLKPTEQQQELNPQNVALSAAALQMVAVQQSNGRMPESATTSTSAENVAVQTTRTAETYQALQSLSLTDGGTSAAPTNDLQQNNVAPALQPAPQQPMTHPSTSTPVPLRTTDQPALHNSSYEGLISLADEAVVPETESNMAVTSVQTPSAVVSRQSEATYSRGLVQPVLDAYLQPSPTSSRNSGVNSIAETQTMEETGTETVQTVLMRRTPAAVLHPVVPQAQEDVASSQTDLAEAVDGTASRNETVARAALTKTTSSESGASTGEEGSSTFRQQLEMHPHVTQIKTEQTHATADSSDTSGNATIHTDVMDQVTGQIREHLAGRDIKGGAEQIVIRLSPDNLGELKLNLRMENQCLKIEIVAENSMVRDTLIKHSDTLKESLANQNITMETFDVSTGSNRNGAPSYGQGQTDWQGLARQRQQQAALHSSGGYHQSDTPVFPNKAVYLASEEHSMLDVHF
- a CDS encoding flagellar hook assembly protein FlgD, which encodes MITSITSATDSTTTSAAIKSSLGMDSSDFLQLFIAQMQYQDPLAPTDATAMMNQLSQLSLVEQSYNQTTALSNLLAAQNNSLSMGSVSFIGKTVKANGDDIVFDGTSSPSLQYNLSSASAATTLTISDSSGESVRTVSLGAQSTGDNSYTWDGCDNSGNKLSAGAYTFSVSAKTGSGASVTAKTYTTGVIDGVNLTSTTPYLSIGTVSVPLTDVLNVSGA
- a CDS encoding TIGR02530 family flagellar biosynthesis protein; translation: MVDSIFFPNPVQPGKTDRTQLSKSNGSDRVTGQSFASILDSKDPQGVKFSQHAQDRLRARNITLSANDLANLEGAVNSVAQKGGKESLVMMGDAALVVSVKNRTVVTAMDRTQMKGNVFTNIDSAVII